From one Shewanella sp. GD04112 genomic stretch:
- a CDS encoding HAD-IA family hydrolase yields the protein MITRLTDIQLEQIRGVIFDLDGTLAHSNPDFKGLRAALGIGAGTDILEHIHSLDTTMAKMQALEIVHDYELESSRQASWIEGAQALIAFLKTRQLPLAILTRNMPEAAKITIEKLGIDIPLVLTRYDAELKPHPQGIHLICEQWQLNPADILYVGDYLFDLQTAQNAGSRCALYCPEDVPDYAQAADLLIANYQSLIDAWALVMPRDSVR from the coding sequence GTGATAACACGCCTGACTGATATTCAACTTGAACAGATCCGCGGGGTGATCTTCGACCTCGACGGCACGCTTGCCCATTCAAACCCTGATTTTAAAGGCTTAAGGGCGGCATTAGGTATTGGAGCGGGGACCGATATTCTCGAGCATATACATAGCCTCGACACCACGATGGCTAAGATGCAGGCGCTGGAAATTGTCCATGACTACGAGCTGGAAAGTTCGCGTCAGGCGAGCTGGATTGAAGGGGCGCAGGCGCTGATTGCCTTTTTAAAGACACGGCAACTTCCTCTCGCGATTTTGACCCGCAATATGCCCGAGGCGGCGAAAATCACCATCGAAAAACTCGGTATTGATATTCCTTTAGTGCTGACCCGTTACGATGCCGAGCTAAAGCCACATCCGCAGGGTATCCACTTGATTTGCGAGCAATGGCAGTTGAATCCAGCGGATATCTTGTATGTGGGGGATTATCTATTCGATCTGCAAACCGCGCAAAACGCCGGTAGCCGCTGCGCCCTCTATTGCCCCGAAGATGTGCCCGACTATGCCCAAGCGGCGGATTTGCTCATCGCTAATTATCAGAGCCTTATCGACGCTTGGGCATTAGTCATGCCGAGAGACTCTGTCCGTTAA
- a CDS encoding DMT family transporter, translating to MNQSHSGSLATNHAQLGLLFISVAVLFWGILPIALKLSGSFIDPVTLTWFRFLVALLVSILVQWSAGSLKQFAALDAKVWLRLILAGLFLMLNYVSFVYSLDYLAPGAAQLNFQTSPFFLAFGGVLFFKERLNAVQLSCFASLALGMLMFFHPYLDFSATDNHEIWLGVMIVQFSALSWTTYALLQKSLLNRLSPANVLLVIYALGIFAMAPFSDFSQFAQMDSFDWQVALFCAANTLIAYGCFGQSMKYWPTAQVSAMLALTPVFSFSATALVVSIGWWPDVFKADKLDALSLFGIGVIIVSVMVVQLLPLYRQRRARRLQPASQTTE from the coding sequence GTGAATCAAAGCCACTCTGGATCCTTGGCAACTAACCATGCTCAATTAGGATTGTTGTTTATTTCTGTCGCCGTGTTGTTTTGGGGCATTCTACCTATAGCGCTTAAGCTGTCGGGGAGTTTTATCGATCCTGTGACTTTGACTTGGTTCCGTTTTTTAGTGGCGCTCCTCGTCAGTATTTTGGTTCAGTGGAGCGCGGGCAGTTTAAAGCAGTTTGCGGCGCTCGATGCCAAGGTTTGGCTCAGGCTTATCCTCGCCGGACTGTTTTTAATGCTTAACTATGTGTCATTCGTGTATTCCCTCGACTATCTGGCACCGGGGGCAGCGCAGCTTAATTTTCAAACCTCGCCATTTTTCCTCGCCTTTGGCGGCGTGTTATTTTTTAAAGAGCGCCTCAATGCGGTGCAACTCAGTTGTTTTGCTAGCTTAGCTTTAGGGATGTTAATGTTTTTCCATCCTTATTTAGATTTTTCTGCAACTGATAACCATGAGATCTGGCTTGGGGTGATGATAGTGCAGTTTTCCGCATTGTCATGGACTACCTATGCGCTGCTGCAAAAGTCACTGTTGAACCGTTTGTCCCCCGCCAACGTACTCTTAGTCATCTACGCCTTAGGGATCTTTGCGATGGCGCCCTTTAGCGATTTTAGCCAGTTTGCACAAATGGATAGCTTCGACTGGCAAGTGGCGCTGTTTTGCGCCGCCAATACCTTGATTGCCTATGGTTGCTTCGGGCAATCGATGAAGTACTGGCCGACGGCACAGGTCAGCGCCATGCTAGCGTTAACGCCGGTATTTAGCTTTAGCGCCACGGCATTAGTGGTGAGTATCGGTTGGTGGCCTGATGTATTTAAGGCCGATAAATTAGATGCACTATCGCTATTCGGCATAGGTGTGATTATTGTGTCAGTGATGGTGGTGCAGTTACTGCCCCTGTATCGCCAGCGCCGCGCACGACGTTTGCAACCCGCTTCACAGACCACTGAATAG
- a CDS encoding hydratase, producing the protein MSQTDAKTQLESINAAAQELAQRRAKGEAGALLQEALRPKDFPQAFAIQQTIAQQFSDQGNPIAGWKCLLPTAEKTVVAPIYQHDVYIETAECPLYPSSKGLARVEPELAFEIGSDLPPRATPYSEAEIDAALGKTRLALELIKSRYQNPGEANHFDALADGLVNQGLWLGPEISTSAETGHFALSVEIATGGQQASETLQKAAVHPNGFPKAGLYWLVNFLSAQGIGLTRGQYVITGSYAGVLDLPLNQHCQFHYGELGQFGLQFVTK; encoded by the coding sequence ATGTCACAGACAGACGCTAAAACACAGCTTGAGTCCATTAACGCAGCAGCACAAGAACTCGCCCAGCGACGCGCCAAAGGTGAAGCGGGTGCGCTGTTGCAAGAAGCGCTAAGACCGAAAGATTTCCCCCAGGCCTTTGCCATCCAGCAGACCATTGCGCAGCAGTTTAGCGACCAAGGCAACCCGATTGCGGGGTGGAAGTGCCTACTGCCAACCGCCGAAAAAACCGTGGTAGCACCTATCTATCAACATGATGTGTATATCGAAACCGCTGAGTGTCCACTTTACCCTTCGAGCAAAGGGCTTGCCCGTGTCGAACCCGAGCTCGCCTTTGAAATTGGCAGCGATTTACCACCACGAGCCACGCCTTATTCGGAAGCAGAAATCGACGCCGCCCTAGGTAAAACGCGCCTCGCCTTAGAACTGATCAAAAGTCGTTATCAAAACCCAGGCGAAGCCAACCACTTCGATGCCCTCGCCGATGGTTTAGTCAATCAAGGCTTGTGGTTAGGGCCAGAAATCTCAACCTCGGCTGAAACAGGCCATTTCGCCCTGAGTGTTGAAATCGCCACTGGCGGACAGCAAGCAAGTGAAACGCTGCAAAAAGCCGCGGTTCATCCAAATGGTTTCCCTAAGGCCGGACTCTACTGGTTGGTCAACTTCTTATCTGCCCAAGGGATTGGCTTAACCCGTGGACAGTATGTGATCACAGGCTCATATGCGGGAGTGTTAGATCTGCCGCTCAATCAGCATTGCCAATTCCACTACGGCGAGTTAGGTCAATTTGGTTTGCAGTTCGTAACTAAATAA